Proteins encoded by one window of Halictus rubicundus isolate RS-2024b chromosome 18, iyHalRubi1_principal, whole genome shotgun sequence:
- the LOC143362863 gene encoding uncharacterized protein LOC143362863, with the protein MRYRVQQGKPRGSILHSPPLLRSSEVDDQAAAEYTAMPHCTSNFAWYLTKFLTGFTGMLFFYVCFLKEKEYSCLCKARSREFFRDRGGNTNPCTLDDQTGANVRQEGRPRFMLVVAENLWTWYAGMREWFLENDPAISETALVLGKDPPKNDNGNFDFSSESLRIARKLYVLCNIA; encoded by the exons ATGCGATACCGTGTACAGCAGGGGAAGCCGCGAGGAAGTATTCTTCATTCACCGCCGCTACTTCGTTCGTCCGAG GTTGATGACCAGGCAGCAGCCGAATACACTGCGATGCCCCACTGTACAAGCAACTTTGCATGGTACCTGACCAAGTTCCTTACGGGTTTCACGGGCATGCTATTTTTTTACGTGTGCTTCCTGAAAGAAAA AGAATACAGTTGCCTGTGCAAAGCGAGATCGCGAGAGTTCTTTCGCGACAGAGGAGGAAA TACTAATCCGTGCACTTTAGACGACCAAACTGGTGCGAATGTGAGGCAGG AAGGAAGGCCAAGGTTTATGCTTGTGGTTGCCGAAAACCTGTGGACAT GGTACGCAGGAATGAGAGAATGGTTTCTCGAGAACGATCCAGCGATCTCGGAGACTGCACTTGTGCTAGGAAAAGATCCTCCTAAAAATGACAATGGTAATTTCGACTTCTCCAGCGAATCGCT GCGTATCGCCCGCAAATTGTACGTGCTGTGTAACATTGCTTAA